The Leptospira langatensis genomic sequence AGAGCTTCTTCAGCAGCGGTTGCTAATTTTTGCAATTCAGCAGGGTTTGCGTGAAGAATCGGAGAAAGTCCTGGGGTACCTGGAGGGCCAAGAACTCCTACAGTAGCTACGAAAGAACCTTTAACTTCTCCTACTTTGTAAGTAGTGAAAGTGATTCTGTAAAGACCGCGAACTAAAAGTTTTTTAGTGTCGATGTTTTTCAGTTCATCTAAGCTCTTAGGAATGTTCGGGATTTGGATACGAAGTAAAGAGTTGTACTTAGCGTGACGCTCTTCATTGTAAGTATCGTCTCCGTCATCATTGTCTCCAAGACTTTGTAGAGCTTTACCTTTTGCAGCGCCTTCGATTTGGTTAGGCATAATAGCTGCTAAGCGCTCAACACGGATCCAAGTATCGAACCAGTTTGGCATGCTTTTTTCTTCTGGAGTAGCTGCTTTAAAAGCATCACTTACGAAGTCGCCGCTTCCAGGCTCACCGATTTCTCCGGTAGGGGAAATTAAGCGAACGCCGAGTTCAACGATAGCTGCTGGGACCCAAAGAAAAAGGAAATATGATTTCTTTCCGTTTACAACTGCGTCAGCGGCTTGTCCTGGTTTGATGTATCCCCAATAGTTCACAGTTTCGGAATAAGGTGCGAAAAGCTTCTTAGTTCCTACGCCGGGAATTTCATGCTCACCAACTACAAAATTACTTTGTAAGCCGGGGAGTCCACCGATACAAGCAGCAAAGCTGACCAATATAGCGGTAGAGATTATAAGGATCGAAGATTTTTTCATTCGAGAGATCTCCTTGGTATGGATTGCTCAAGATAGAGAAGAGATTCCTTTTTGTAAATCTAATTAATAAATTTTTGTTTCCATGGTTCTTTTGCGGTGCAAAAATTGCCGCCTAAATCGAATTTGCGATCTAGGTTTTACTTTGATTGTGGAAATATTTTTCCCGTGTTCTTCGGATCGCTTTTGCTTCTCTTAGCAATCACTATTCAGGGATCGTATAACTGGTTCTGTGAAATAGAATAGAGAAGGGAATCGGATTAGAGGGAATTTACTCCATAACGAATCTTTTGAAAAAGTGTTCGTTATGGAAATGCGATTAACTTTTAAAGATCCAGGACCAGAACCATTCCCATAGATCCATAAGCCAGGCGAAGATCCTACCGAAGATCCCAGTATTTGAATATCTTCTTAAAAGTTTTTGGGCTCTTTCCTGTTCTTCAGCAGTAAAAGGAAGACGCACGTTGTTCTCTTCGGCCTCGATCAGGACTCTTTCTTTTTTGCTTCTAACGTCGACTATGCGAACGTCGACATATTCCCAGCCTAAAAGCTTTACGCACTCAAGCCTTCTTTCGCCGGAGACCAATTTATTATCCAAGTCAATAATGATCGGATGTAAAAGCCCAAGATTTTGGATGGAAGTTTTGAGACCTTGAAGGTCGCCAAGTTCTTTGCGAATGCGATTCTTGACCTTGATATCGGAGACCCGAATTTTCATCTAAGAAATGCTTTTTTCACCGTATAAATCCTACAAACCAATTTCTCCAGTTTTGACTAAAATTCCCTTACAAGGCTGTTTTTAGGTGTCTGAATCCGGATCGGATTCACTTGACAGTGACGACTTGGCTAGGTTTTTAGTTTTAAGCGACAAAGATTTTCGCCCACAGAAATCAACTAGATAGGAATTGAACCTAAATGTCCCTGCAAGACTTCATCTTTACCTCGGAATCCGTATCAGAAGGACATCCGGACAAGGTTTGCGATCAGATATCCGACGCGATCTTAGACGCGTATTTAGCCCAGGATCCGAAATCTAGGGTAGCATGCGAATCCTTAGTAACTACTAACTTAGTAGTAATTGCGGGAGAAGTCACAAGCAAGGGCAAGATAGACGCTCAAGAGATCGCAAGAAATGTGATCAAGGATATCGGCTATAATGATATTTCCTTAGGTTTTGACGCTGAGTTTGCAGTGGTTTCCTCTCATATTCATGCGCAAAGTCCTGATATTTCTCAAGGTGTTACCGAGGGAGAGGGTCTCTTCAAGGAGCAAGGAGCAGGGGACCAAGGACTGATGTTCGGATTCGCGATCGACGAAACTCCGGAACTCATGCCTATGCCGATCTATT encodes the following:
- the lipL32 gene encoding major surface lipoprotein LipL32 produces the protein MKKSSILIISTAILVSFAACIGGLPGLQSNFVVGEHEIPGVGTKKLFAPYSETVNYWGYIKPGQAADAVVNGKKSYFLFLWVPAAIVELGVRLISPTGEIGEPGSGDFVSDAFKAATPEEKSMPNWFDTWIRVERLAAIMPNQIEGAAKGKALQSLGDNDDGDDTYNEERHAKYNSLLRIQIPNIPKSLDELKNIDTKKLLVRGLYRITFTTYKVGEVKGSFVATVGVLGPPGTPGLSPILHANPAELQKLATAAEEALKAAISGEKK
- a CDS encoding ParB N-terminal domain-containing protein, which gives rise to MKIRVSDIKVKNRIRKELGDLQGLKTSIQNLGLLHPIIIDLDNKLVSGERRLECVKLLGWEYVDVRIVDVRSKKERVLIEAEENNVRLPFTAEEQERAQKLLRRYSNTGIFGRIFAWLMDLWEWFWSWIFKS